The genome window CGAGCTGAAGAAAGAAGGCCCTTGAATATTTACAGCCCCAGGATGGCGACGCACATCGCCAGCATCAACAAGGCCGGAACGGATTTCTTGGCCGGATCCTTGACCTTGACGTGCATGGCCAGCGCACCGACCATCAGGACCGCGACCACGCCAGCAGCGGGCGCGACCAGTTCCGGCATCCACAAGCCCGCAATGAGCGCGACCGCCGAGCCCACCTTGAGCAGGCCCACAATGTAGAACGCAATGTCGGGCAGGCCGTAGGCGGCAAACTCCGCCTTCAGCGACCGGGCATCGCCCCCCCGGTATTCCGTGGCCGTGCCGGAGCGGACCAGCCACACGTTCAGCAGCCCCAGGGCCACGACAATCTGGAGAATGGAGGAGACATTGAATTCGGGCATGGCGCGTACTGGTGTCAATTTACGGTGGGGGTGGAAACGACACGACGTGCGTGCCGTTGAGCCATTATAACAACAATACGCAAGGTCGCGCTCATATGCTTCTCTTCCTGACCTTGTGTTCGGCGGCTCTCTTCTCCTATTACGGGATTGCCAGCCTGGTATCGAACGACCTCGTCCAGGAATTCGACCGGTGGGGCATGGCCCGCTTGCGACGCCTTACGGCCGCCCTGGAACTCACAGGAGCGCTGGGCTTGCTCGTCGGGTTGTTCATCCCGGTCGTCGGCCTGGTGGCCAGCGCCGGATTGTGCCTCATGATGATCCTTGCCACGGTGGTCCGCATCCGGATCCGCGACCCCTTCCACGCCATGATCCCGGCCATCATGCTGGCGGTCATCAACGCCTACCTGGTGTTCGCTACCATCTCCTGAAGGCGCGCCAGGTTCTCTTCTGTCTCGCCCATGGCAAGCAGCGGCTCCAGTTCCTCGTAAACAAGCGGCCAATCCATGGTCTCCCCGCTTCTTTGGATGATGCGTTGCAAATCCACCCAATCCTGTCCCCGCCCGGCCACCGTCTTGGTGACGACAAGGTCCTCAGCACAACAGATGCGCAGCGGCACGCCAACTCCGTAGTCAACGTCCACCGCCCGTTCCATCATCCGCCGTTCATAGGGGGTGAATCCGAGCGATACGTCGACCTCCACCCCTTCCGGTGATCGACCCAGATACATACGTGCTACGTGTACCATGTCGGATGCGTCCTCAATTCGTGCCGACAGATACTCCTCCAGGACTTGCAGCATTCCGGCCTCCTTCCCCAGATCACAAAACACGGTCAGGTCCACATCATTTGTATGCCGCGTTTCTCCCCAACGCTGCAAGGGTATGCCTCCAATAAAGCAAAACGTCACATTCTTGGCGTTGAGCATGGACTGAACGCCGGCGGCGACCCGGAAGATGTTTTGATCGGGCTCATGGACTTTTGAGTGGACCACATCGAGTCCCCAAACCCACTCTTCGTGGGTCTGGCTGCGAAGGCGTTCCACCCGCAGCTCTTCCGCCCGGCGGTAACCCCATTCGCGGTCAATGTTCCTCTTCAGGGTCTCGATATCCATTTCGCGGGAGTCCAAGTATTGAATATAGACACGACTCGGTACCGATTGTAACCGGCTGGGTTGGCCTTCAGGTTGGCCTACACCTGGTCGCGAAACAGCAACTCCAGATACTGGATGAACAGGTCCAGCTGCCGCGCCATCAAGCGGGCATCCTGGTACGTCCGGGACAGGATGAGCCCCCCTTCGAAGATGACCATGGACATCTCGGCGAGGTCGTGTGCGGACACGGGCACGCTGGGCGGCCGGGCAGCGATGGCAGCCACCAATTTGCCTTCGACCACGTCGGTCCAATCGTGCAGGGCCCGCGTCACACGCTCGTTCGTATCCTCGTCCAGCAGCCCCGCCTGGTAGCCGAAACTGGCAAAAAGACACCCCTTTGAGGGCTCCTCCGCCGTCGCCATCAGGTCGCGGTACAGCCGGAAGATCGCCAGCACCTGTTCCACCGGATGGTCCGTTTCCCGCTCCGCCCGGTCCAGAATGGTATCCAACAGCGCGCGGTCCCGCTCGGCATACCGGTCAATGATGGCCGTAGCCAGGTCCTGTTTTGACGGGAAATGATGGAAAAACGCGCCTTTCGTGAGCCCGACCACGTTCAGGATGTCCTGTACGGATGTGCCGCTGTAGCCGTTCAGCATGAACAGATGCTCTGCGGCATCCATGATATCGTCTTTCGTCTTCATTTCTTCATGTAACATACCGACCGGTCGGTCGGTATGCAAGCCCGTTCAATTTCAGCACCCAATACCATGCATCGAATCTACAACACGCTCGCCATCCTGATCCTCACGGGTACGGCGTTCACACCCACCGCCCACGCCCAATCTCCAACCGACACCCGAACCGAACGTCTGGCCCCGCCCGTCTACGCGGACCTCGGGACCTTCACCATGGAGATCTCGACGTCCAGCCCCGAAGCCGCCACGTACTTCAACCAGGGTATGCGCCTCTATTTTGCATTCAACCACGCCGAGGCCATGCGCGCCTTCCGGGCAGCCCTCGACCGGGACGAGAACTGCGCCATGTGCTGGTGGGGTCTCGCCATGGCCCACGGGCCGAACATCAACATGCCCATGGACCCGGTTTCGGCGGCCTACGCCAATGAGTACGCACAGGAAGCCGCGGCGTCCACCGGACAGGCCACAACCCTCGAGAAAGCCCTCATAGAAGGCGTCACCAAACGATTCGCCGATCCCGAAAACACCGACCGATCCGCATACGATCGCGCCTGGGCCGACGCGCTCGCATCCATCCGGCAACAGTGGCCGACGGATGCGACCATCGCAACCCTCTACGCCGAATCCCTCATGGAT of Rhodothermales bacterium contains these proteins:
- a CDS encoding DoxX family protein, with product MPEFNVSSILQIVVALGLLNVWLVRSGTATEYRGGDARSLKAEFAAYGLPDIAFYIVGLLKVGSAVALIAGLWMPELVAPAAGVVAVLMVGALAMHVKVKDPAKKSVPALLMLAMCVAILGL
- a CDS encoding DoxX family protein, which codes for MLLFLTLCSAALFSYYGIASLVSNDLVQEFDRWGMARLRRLTAALELTGALGLLVGLFIPVVGLVASAGLCLMMILATVVRIRIRDPFHAMIPAIMLAVINAYLVFATIS
- a CDS encoding nucleotidyl transferase AbiEii/AbiGii toxin family protein, which codes for MDSREMDIETLKRNIDREWGYRRAEELRVERLRSQTHEEWVWGLDVVHSKVHEPDQNIFRVAAGVQSMLNAKNVTFCFIGGIPLQRWGETRHTNDVDLTVFCDLGKEAGMLQVLEEYLSARIEDASDMVHVARMYLGRSPEGVEVDVSLGFTPYERRMMERAVDVDYGVGVPLRICCAEDLVVTKTVAGRGQDWVDLQRIIQRSGETMDWPLVYEELEPLLAMGETEENLARLQEMVANTR
- a CDS encoding TetR/AcrR family transcriptional regulator; this translates as MKTKDDIMDAAEHLFMLNGYSGTSVQDILNVVGLTKGAFFHHFPSKQDLATAIIDRYAERDRALLDTILDRAERETDHPVEQVLAIFRLYRDLMATAEEPSKGCLFASFGYQAGLLDEDTNERVTRALHDWTDVVEGKLVAAIAARPPSVPVSAHDLAEMSMVIFEGGLILSRTYQDARLMARQLDLFIQYLELLFRDQV